The Aquipuribacter hungaricus genome has a segment encoding these proteins:
- a CDS encoding metal ABC transporter ATP-binding protein, whose protein sequence is MRLSTRAPGPATVASEPLPASVQDTAVPALLLQHATVGYGRRPVVHSADLRVEQGQAVALLGANGSGKSTLVRGILGLAEVLSGHVDVLGEHVEHGASAAASLVGYVPQRHSVSGAVPSTAAEVVGAGLLASRGFWRAPRRGDRDRVMAALAEVGLADRARTRVAELSGGQQRRVLIARALVSSPRLLVLDEPTAGVDRRSTEQLVRTLAEVKAAGRAMLVVTHDLAELGPVPDRAVTMQDGRVASDLACVCDPATGCCTTVPAGQV, encoded by the coding sequence GTGCGCCTGAGCACCCGCGCCCCCGGGCCGGCCACCGTCGCCAGCGAGCCCCTGCCCGCGTCCGTGCAGGACACGGCGGTGCCGGCGCTGCTGCTGCAGCACGCCACGGTCGGCTACGGCCGACGTCCCGTCGTCCACTCCGCCGACCTGCGCGTCGAACAGGGGCAGGCGGTCGCCCTGCTCGGCGCCAACGGCTCGGGCAAGTCGACCCTGGTGCGGGGCATCCTGGGCCTGGCCGAGGTCCTGTCCGGCCACGTCGACGTGCTCGGCGAGCACGTCGAGCACGGCGCCTCGGCCGCGGCGTCCCTGGTCGGCTACGTGCCCCAGCGTCACAGCGTGTCCGGCGCCGTCCCCAGCACGGCGGCCGAGGTCGTCGGGGCCGGGCTGCTGGCCTCGCGCGGGTTCTGGCGGGCGCCCCGGCGCGGCGACCGCGACCGCGTCATGGCCGCCCTGGCCGAGGTCGGGCTCGCCGACCGGGCCCGGACCCGGGTGGCGGAGCTGTCCGGCGGGCAGCAGCGGCGGGTGCTCATCGCCCGAGCGCTCGTGTCCTCGCCCCGGCTGCTGGTCCTCGACGAGCCGACCGCCGGCGTCGACCGGCGCAGCACCGAGCAGCTCGTGCGCACGCTCGCCGAGGTCAAGGCCGCCGGCCGGGCCATGCTCGTGGTCACCCACGACCTGGCCGAGCTGGGCCCGGTCCCGGACCGCGCGGTCACCATGCAGGACGGCCGGGTCGCCTCCGACCTGGCCTGCGTGTGCGACCCGGCGACCGGGTGCTGCACGACTGTCCCGGCCGGGCAGGTCTGA
- a CDS encoding metal ABC transporter permease — translation MLAVLDYDFMRRALLAALMVGTVAPLVGVFVVQRRLSLIGDGIGHVALAGVAVGLITGSSPTWVALVAAVLAAVALELVRASGRTSGDLALAMLFYAGIAAGVVLVSLSPDGSAANLVAYLFGSITTTTSADLALFAGLAVLVVVSVALLGRALYAVSDDEEFARASGLPVLAVNLVLAVLVAATVVLSMRVVGLLLISALMVVPVALAQLVARSFAQTVVVACATGLVASLLGTTLSFYADTPSGGTIVLLAVGAFAVTALATLGTGRARALRHRRRHGLPEQHGDHVHHGEHVHGEDGCEHPVVAHHDHVDYVHDGHRHSPRLTRHGVGYDEH, via the coding sequence GTGCTCGCGGTCCTCGACTACGACTTCATGCGCCGGGCCCTGCTCGCGGCGCTCATGGTGGGCACGGTGGCCCCGCTCGTCGGGGTGTTCGTCGTCCAGCGGCGGCTGTCCCTCATCGGCGACGGGATCGGCCACGTGGCCCTCGCCGGCGTCGCCGTCGGGCTCATCACCGGCAGCTCGCCGACCTGGGTGGCGCTCGTCGCGGCGGTGCTCGCGGCCGTGGCGCTGGAGCTGGTCCGGGCCTCCGGGCGCACCAGCGGCGACCTCGCCCTGGCGATGCTCTTCTACGCCGGAATCGCGGCCGGCGTCGTGCTCGTCAGCCTGTCCCCCGACGGCAGCGCGGCCAACCTCGTCGCCTACCTGTTCGGGTCCATCACCACGACGACCTCCGCGGACCTGGCGCTGTTCGCCGGGCTGGCCGTCCTCGTCGTCGTCAGCGTCGCCCTGCTCGGGCGCGCGCTGTACGCGGTGAGCGACGACGAGGAGTTCGCCCGCGCCTCGGGGCTGCCGGTGCTCGCGGTCAACCTCGTGCTCGCGGTGCTCGTGGCCGCCACCGTGGTGCTGAGCATGAGGGTGGTGGGCCTGCTGCTCATCAGCGCGCTCATGGTGGTGCCGGTGGCCCTGGCCCAGCTGGTCGCGCGCAGCTTCGCCCAGACCGTGGTCGTCGCCTGCGCCACGGGGCTCGTCGCCTCGCTGCTGGGGACCACGCTGTCCTTCTACGCCGACACCCCCTCCGGCGGGACGATCGTCCTGCTGGCGGTCGGCGCCTTCGCCGTCACCGCCCTGGCCACCCTCGGCACCGGCAGGGCGCGCGCCCTGCGCCACCGACGCCGGCACGGGCTGCCCGAGCAGCACGGCGACCACGTCCACCACGGTGAGCACGTCCACGGCGAGGACGGCTGCGAGCACCCGGTCGTCGCCCACCACGACCACGTCGACTACGTGCACGACGGTCACCGGCACTCGCCGCGCCTGACCCGGCACGGCGTCGGCTACGACGAGCACTGA
- a CDS encoding metal ABC transporter substrate-binding protein translates to MRPAPRALLLAPVVATVLTVAACGGGTAAGGSTDEGAAGGGAAAAQDGGLQVVAAFYPLQFLTSRVAGDRAEVTSLTPPGAEPHDLELSPQSLAGLGEADLVVVLGGFQPSLDDALGTSDAPVLDLAEVADRPYEGQHDDAHEGEGEEDHAAEETHADEETHGDEDGATDPHFWTDPTHMAEAAEQVAAALSEADPEGAEAYEAGAAALAEELGALDTEAQEALASCEVTTLVTAHDAFGYFADRYGFEVRPVNGITPDQEPDAGTLAELSDFVAAEGVTTVYTETLVSSAVADTVAAEAGVQTAVLDPLEGLTDDSSGEDYLEIMRANIDVVRDGQSCA, encoded by the coding sequence ATGAGACCCGCGCCCCGCGCCCTGCTGCTCGCCCCCGTCGTCGCCACCGTGCTCACGGTGGCCGCGTGCGGCGGCGGGACGGCGGCCGGCGGCAGCACGGACGAGGGCGCGGCCGGGGGCGGCGCCGCTGCGGCGCAGGACGGCGGGCTGCAGGTCGTCGCGGCGTTCTACCCGTTGCAGTTCCTCACCAGCCGCGTCGCGGGCGACCGCGCGGAGGTCACGAGCCTGACGCCCCCTGGCGCGGAGCCGCACGACCTCGAGCTGAGCCCGCAGTCGCTCGCCGGCCTGGGCGAGGCGGACCTCGTGGTCGTCCTCGGCGGTTTCCAGCCGTCGCTCGACGACGCGCTGGGCACCTCCGACGCGCCGGTCCTCGACCTCGCCGAGGTGGCCGACCGCCCCTACGAGGGCCAGCACGACGACGCCCACGAGGGCGAGGGCGAGGAGGACCACGCGGCGGAGGAGACGCACGCCGACGAGGAGACGCACGGCGACGAGGACGGCGCCACGGACCCGCACTTCTGGACCGACCCGACCCACATGGCCGAGGCCGCCGAGCAGGTCGCGGCCGCCCTCTCCGAGGCGGACCCCGAGGGCGCCGAGGCCTACGAGGCCGGCGCCGCGGCGCTGGCCGAGGAGCTCGGCGCGCTCGACACCGAGGCGCAGGAGGCCCTCGCCTCGTGCGAGGTCACCACGCTGGTCACCGCCCACGACGCTTTCGGCTACTTCGCCGACCGGTACGGCTTCGAGGTCCGCCCGGTCAACGGCATCACCCCCGACCAGGAGCCCGACGCCGGCACGCTCGCCGAGCTGTCGGACTTCGTCGCCGCCGAGGGCGTGACGACCGTCTACACCGAGACCCTGGTCTCCTCCGCGGTCGCCGACACCGTCGCCGCCGAGGCGGGCGTGCAGACCGCCGTCCTCGACCCGCTCGAGGGCCTGACCGACGACTCGTCCGGCGAGGACTACCTGGAGATCATGCGCGCGAACATCGACGTGGTGCGGGACGGCCAGTCGTGCGCCTGA
- a CDS encoding metalloregulator ArsR/SmtB family transcription factor, whose protein sequence is MADGTARLLEEHEAVSELFRTLGSPVRVAVVTLLSEGEMCVHELVDALALPQPLVSQHLRVLREAHLVTRTRRGREVAYVLGDHHVAHIVADARTHAVEQAPAVLDDDPHEPPA, encoded by the coding sequence GTGGCGGACGGGACGGCGCGCCTTCTCGAGGAGCACGAGGCGGTCAGCGAGCTCTTCCGCACGCTCGGCTCCCCCGTGCGGGTCGCCGTGGTCACCCTGCTCAGCGAGGGCGAGATGTGCGTGCACGAGCTCGTCGACGCCCTGGCCCTCCCCCAGCCGCTCGTGTCGCAGCACCTGCGGGTGCTGCGGGAGGCCCACCTGGTGACCCGGACCCGCCGCGGCCGCGAGGTCGCCTACGTCCTGGGCGACCACCACGTCGCGCACATCGTCGCCGACGCCCGCACGCACGCCGTCGAGCAGGCCCCGGCCGTCCTCGACGACGACCCGCACGAGCCGCCGGCATGA
- a CDS encoding antibiotic biosynthesis monooxygenase family protein — MLAVTRYRVPADEAPQFLDRARTALEALAARPGHVWGTVARSTDDPGLWTLSTRWRDVGAYRRALGSYEVKLHAHPLMYLAVDEPSAFEELLVSAPDGSLTEQVSDRSPDADSFDLGDALP, encoded by the coding sequence GTGCTGGCCGTCACCCGATACCGCGTCCCCGCCGACGAGGCGCCCCAGTTCCTCGACCGAGCGCGCACGGCGCTGGAGGCGCTCGCCGCCCGGCCCGGCCACGTCTGGGGGACCGTCGCCCGGTCCACGGACGACCCCGGCCTCTGGACCCTGTCGACCCGGTGGCGCGACGTCGGCGCCTACCGGCGGGCGCTCGGGTCCTACGAGGTCAAGCTGCACGCCCACCCGCTGATGTACCTCGCGGTCGACGAGCCGTCGGCGTTCGAGGAGCTGCTCGTCAGCGCGCCCGACGGCTCGCTCACCGAGCAGGTGTCCGACCGCTCCCCGGACGCCGACTCCTTCGACCTCGGGGACGCGCTGCCCTGA
- a CDS encoding isoprenyl transferase, translating into MSRQGPGWQPVTPQPSSPQRPPAHPSGATPPAIPAELVPRHVAVVMDGNGRWANSRGLPRTRGHEAGEAALLDVVAGAIELGVGHVSAYAFSTENWKRSPEEVAFLMGFNRDVIRRRRDEMHAWGVRVRWAGRRPRLWRSVVDELQRAEELTRDNTVCTLTMCVNYGGRAEIVDAVAAIAAKVRAGTLSPKDVDEELLAAHLDEPDMPDVDMFWRVSGEQRTSNFLLWQSAYAELVFTDELWPDVDRRSLWRACETYARRDRRWGGAVDAVRGS; encoded by the coding sequence GTGAGCCGCCAGGGCCCCGGGTGGCAGCCCGTGACGCCGCAGCCGTCCTCGCCGCAGCGACCGCCGGCGCACCCGAGCGGGGCCACCCCGCCCGCCATCCCCGCCGAGCTCGTCCCGCGCCACGTGGCCGTCGTCATGGACGGCAACGGCCGCTGGGCCAACAGCCGCGGCCTGCCGCGCACCCGGGGGCACGAGGCCGGCGAGGCCGCGCTGCTCGACGTGGTCGCCGGCGCCATCGAGCTCGGCGTGGGCCACGTCTCCGCCTACGCGTTCAGCACCGAGAACTGGAAGCGGTCGCCCGAGGAGGTCGCCTTCCTCATGGGCTTCAACCGGGACGTCATCCGCCGCCGCCGCGACGAGATGCACGCCTGGGGCGTCCGGGTCCGGTGGGCCGGTCGGCGGCCGCGGCTGTGGCGCAGCGTGGTCGACGAGCTCCAGCGCGCCGAGGAGCTCACCCGCGACAACACGGTCTGCACGCTCACCATGTGCGTCAACTACGGCGGGCGGGCCGAGATCGTCGACGCCGTGGCCGCGATCGCCGCCAAGGTGCGGGCGGGCACCCTGTCGCCCAAGGACGTCGACGAGGAGCTCCTCGCCGCCCACCTCGACGAGCCCGACATGCCGGACGTCGACATGTTCTGGCGGGTGTCCGGGGAGCAGCGGACGTCGAACTTCCTGCTGTGGCAGTCCGCCTACGCCGAGCTGGTCTTCACCGACGAGCTGTGGCCCGACGTGGACCGCCGCTCGCTCTGGCGGGCGTGCGAGACCTACGCCCGCCGGGACCGCCGCTGGGGCGGCGCGGTCGACGCGGTCCGGGGCAGCTGA
- a CDS encoding Fur family transcriptional regulator, with translation MSTETSPVRRHTRQRAAVHAALERTEEFVSAQELHAALRAEGDRIGLATVYRSLQTLTEDGQVDVRRGSDGEALYRRCSTGHHHHLVCRRCGRTVEVESRVVERWAAGVAADNGFVDAVHTVEITGTCAACAAAG, from the coding sequence GTGAGCACCGAGACCTCCCCCGTGCGACGGCACACCCGGCAGCGCGCCGCCGTGCACGCCGCCCTGGAGCGGACCGAGGAGTTCGTCAGCGCGCAGGAGCTGCACGCCGCGCTGCGCGCCGAGGGCGACCGGATCGGGCTGGCCACGGTCTACCGGTCGCTGCAGACGCTCACCGAGGATGGCCAGGTCGACGTGCGCCGCGGCAGCGACGGCGAGGCGCTGTACCGCCGCTGCAGCACCGGCCACCACCACCACCTGGTGTGCCGCCGCTGCGGGCGCACCGTGGAGGTCGAGTCGCGCGTGGTCGAGCGGTGGGCGGCCGGCGTGGCGGCCGACAACGGCTTCGTCGACGCCGTGCACACCGTCGAGATCACCGGTACCTGCGCGGCCTGCGCCGCGGCCGGCTGA